In Candida orthopsilosis Co 90-125, chromosome 6 draft sequence, the following are encoded in one genomic region:
- a CDS encoding Gap1 general amino acid permease, translated as MTSEKKSVESNLVVDDSILSPSEQKQTLWTSFKDSFKPAMETDHTLKTNHDPADIEKLTDLEKINLNSANSSLRRDLKARHLQMISIGSSIGTGLFVGTGTALNTGGPGAIMIAWVVTATAVFATMQGLGELATTFPISGGFNVYASRFIEPAVGFAVGWNYFMQFFVLLPLELVAAAITIQYWNSSINSDVFVIIFWFVITFITMLGVKAYGEAEFIFSTIKVLAVIGFIILGIVLIAGGGPTHEFVGGKYWRHPGPFASGFKGVASCIVTAAFSYGGTEMIGLTASETSNVRKALPRAIKQVFWRIVLFYFGSLTMISCLVPYNDKRLLGSSSVDASASAFTIAIINGGIKGLPSVINAVILISVLSVGNASVYATSRSLNSLAEQGMAPKWMGYVDRAGRPLVAIGLTNAFGLFALIAADDDAQESAFNWLLALSGLSSIFTWMSINLSHIRFRAALKAQGRTTDELPFVAQSGIWGSYYGLILNILFLIAQFWIALFPLGSDPSAYDFFLSYLGFPVILVSWIGYKIWKRNLKLYLKADEIDIDTGRANVDLDLLQQQLAEEKAELAEKPFFYRVYRFWC; from the coding sequence ATGACATCGGAGAAAAAGTCTGTAGAGTCCAACTTAGTGGTTGACGACTCCATACTATCCCCATCAGAACAAAAGCAAACGCTATGGACCTCTTTTAAAGACTCATTCAAACCTGCCATGGAAACAGACCACACGTTGAAAACCAACCATGATCCGGCTGATATAGAAAAGTTAactgatttggaaaagattaatCTCAACTCTGCCAACTCGAGTTTACGTCGAGACTTGAAAGCAAGACACTTgcaaatgatttcaattgggtCGAGTATAGGTACGGGGCTCTTCGTTGGTACGGGGACGGCATTGAACACTGGTGGACCTGGAGCAATTATGATTGCTTGGGTGGTTACTGCTACTGCCGTATTTGCCACGATGCAAGGGTTGGGTGAATTGGCTACAACGTTCCCAATTAGTGGTGGATTCAATGTATATGCTAGTCGGTTTATTGAGCCTGCTGTGGGGTTTGCCGTGGGATGGAATTATTTTATGCAGTTCTTTGTATTGTTGCCATTGGAGCTAGTAGCTGCTGCTATTACAATCCAGTATTGGAACTCGAGTATAAACTCAGATGTATTTGTGATTATCTTTTGGTTTGTAATTACATTTATTACCATGTTGGGAGTTAAAGCATACGGTGAAGCTGAATTTATATTCTCCACAATCAAGGTTTTGGCAGTCATTGGATTTATTATATTGGGAATTGTTTTAATTGCTGGTGGTGGACCAACTCATGAGTTTGTTGGTGGGAAATATTGGCGTCATCCAGGTCCATTTGCATCTGGCTTCAAAGGAGTTGCATCGTGTATTGTCACGGCAGCATTTTCATATGGTGGTACTGAAATGATTGGGTTGACAGCCAGTGAAACATCCAATGTCCGTAAAGCTTTACCAAGAGCTATTAAACAAGTGTTTTGGAGAATTGTgcttttttattttggttCATTGACAATGATTTCTTGTTTGGTTCCATATAATGATAAAAGATTGTTAGGACTGAGTTCAGTAGATGCATCAGCTTCAGCGTTCACTATCGCTATTATCAATGGAGGAATTAAAGGATTGCCCAGTGTGATTAATGCCGTTATTTTAATTTCAGTTTTGTCAGTGGGAAATGCTTCAGTGTACGCCACATCAAGATCATTAAACTCGTTAGCTGAGCAAGGAATGGCTCCAAAGTGGATGGGATATGTCGACCGTGCCGGTAGACCATTAGTGGCTATAGGGCTTACTAATGCATTTGGATTGTTTGCTTTGATTGCCGCAGATGATGACGCACAAGAGTCTGCATTCAACTGGTTACTAGCATTGTCTGGACTATCGTCTATTTTCACCTGGATGAGTATCAACTTGAGTCATATTAGATTTAGAGCAGCTTTAAAAGCACAAGGAAGAACTACCGATGAATTACCATTTGTTGCACAATCAGGCATTTGGGGATCATATTACGGACTCATACTTAACATATTATTCCTCATAGCCCAATTTTGGATCGCCTTATTTCCCTTGGGATCTGACCCTAGCGCATatgatttcttcttgtcATATTTGGGATTCCCTGTGATTCTTGTTTCTTGGATTGGATACAAGATCTGGAAACGCAATTTAAAATTATACTTGAAAGCAGATGAGATTGATATAGATACAGGTCGTGCTAATGTTGATCTAGACTTATTGCAACAGCAATTGGCTGAAGAAAAAGCAGAGTTAGCAGAAAAGCCATTCTTTTATAGAGTGTATAGGTTCTGGTGttga
- a CDS encoding Set5 protein (S. cerevisiae homolog SET5 localizes to cytoplasm, nucleus): MKSNCKKREKADPRIDILNTIVFTMTQDPTLEEKVEYISINDSTPEEQGPVVPHERQIVDQVITIWKEDPATENLGVPKLHAIVKQKHPNWTVSEKRVKQLLKKFGLLTNQEQYTYAKDIKSELTPDIELPPKVQVVMTSKRGKCLYAKKPINKGELIWSETPLFFVPPLANVHLVEHGSACANCGILLQQTEMKTVLKGLDCDVCSEVWCSKKCKQMDAQLHGATKHNVFNPNSKKPKIIDSNAFLELQEYCLKESWNALYAITLICANMLLDKSGTKQKQFNAMARVSQDVRYKALDSGGGTFDNMNGGALFVQEQQETLWKEGYERFLRVFPKNFVSYKDFLYMMGTYNINNLDSSVFLTQSHLNHNCDPNTTVDTASDRISGLKVFAKRDIKEGEELTTTYVNPSHTLNQRQRELRVNWGFICACEKCKSDARTTERRKSSSSSKKQDAKNIRNMLKETKEQVGDGGIELEIPHEVNGERRKSVRFDETVVAVNN, translated from the coding sequence atgaaatcaaactGCAAAAAAAGAGAGAAGGCAGATCCACGGATAGATATACTTAACACCATAGTTTTCACAATGACTCAGGATCCCACATTAGAAGAAAAAGTAGAGTATATTTCTATTAACGATAGCACTCCGGAAGAACAAGGCCCTGTAGTGCCTCATGAACGCCAAATTGTTGACCAAGTTATAACGATATGGAAGGAAGATCCAGCAACTGAGAACCTTGGAGTTCCTAAACTACATGCTATagtcaaacaaaaacatcCAAATTGGACAGTTTCTGAAAAAAGGgtaaaacaattgttgaagaaatttggCCTCCTAACTAATCAAGAACAATACACCTATGCCAAAGATATTAAATCTGAATTGACACCTGATATTGAACTCCCGCCCAAGGTTCAAGTTGTCATGACTTCAAAAAGGGGAAAGTGCTTGTATGCAAAGAAACCAATAAATAAAGGTGAGTTGATATGGAGCGAAACTCCATTGTTTTTTGTCCCACCATTGGCCAATGTGCATCTAGTTGAACATGGATCAGCTTGTGCCAATTGTGGTATACTTTTACAACAAACTGAGATGAAGACCGTGCTAAAAGGATTGGATTGTGACGTTTGTTCTGAGGTTTGGTGTTCGAAAAAGTGTAAGCAAATGGATGCACAATTACATGGTGCAACGAAACATAATGTATTCAACCCCAATTCGAAAAAGCCAAAAATTATAGATTCAAATGCATTTTTGGAGTTGCAAGAATACTGCTTGAAGGAATCATGGAATGCATTGTATGCAATAACGTTAATTTGTGCTAATATGTTGTTGGATAAGCTGGGTACcaaacaaaagcaattCAATGCTATGGCAAGAGTATCTCAAGATGTAAGATACAAAGCCTTGGATTCTGGCGGTGGAACATTTGACAACATGAATGGGGGTGCACTTTTTGTTCAAGAGCAGCAAGAAACTTTATGGAAAGAGGGATATGAAAGGTTTCTCCGAGTATTTCCAAAGAATTTTGTCTCATATAAGGACTTCTTGTACATGATGGGTACTTATAATATTAATAACCTTGATTCTAGTGTGTTCCTAACCCAATCCCATTTAAATCACAATTGTGATCCAAACACTACAGTTGATACAGCACTGGACCGCATATCGGGATTGAAGGTGTTTGCCAAGAGGGATATCAAAGAAGGTGAAGAATTGACAACAACATATGTAAATCCAAGCCATACTTTAAATCAAAGACAACGAGAATTGAGAGTTAATTGGGGGTTCATTTGTGCTTGTGAAAAGTGCAAAAGTGACGCAAGGACCACAGAAAGAAGGAAGTCGTCATCTTCGTCTAAGAAACAAGATGCCAAGAATATTAGAAATATGTTGAAAGAGACTAAGGAACAAGTTGGCGATGGTGGAATTGAATTAGAGATTCCTCATGAAGTTAATGGAGAGCGTAGAAAATCTGTTAGATTTGATGAgactgttgttgctgttaACAATTGA
- a CDS encoding Did2 protein (S. cerevisiae homolog DID2 has role late to vacuole transport via multivesicular body sorting pathway, protein targeting to vacuole and to late endosome) has translation MSGLEQSLFQLKFTAKQLNRQASKAAKEEQQEKAKIKKALTQGNNDIAQLYAQNAIRKSNERVNLLRLSSRIDAVASRVQTAVTMRSVTGNMTQVIKGMDKALQTMNLERISLVMDKFENQFEDLDSATNYYETTTNNVNAMTTPQDQVDELLNQVADEAGIEMKQGLNATQVEVQSPVSSTAISEEKEDKLAERLRALRN, from the coding sequence ATGTCCGGCTTAGAACAATCATTATTCCAACTCAAATTTACCGCCAAACAACTCAACAGACAAGCATCAAAAGCCGCTaaagaagaacaacaagaaaaagccaaaattaaaaaagcATTAACTCAAGGCAACAATGACATCGCTCAACTATATGCCCAAAATGCCATACGTAAATCCAACGAACGAGTCAATCTATTGCGATTAAGTTCTCGTATCGATGCAGTGGCATCACGCGTGCAGACTGCTGTCACAATGAGATCAGTCACGGGCAACATGACACAAGTTATCAAGGGGATGGATAAAGCATTGCAAACGATGAATTTAGAACGAATAAGTTTAGTCATGGATAAATTTGAGAATCagtttgaagatttggattCAGCTACGAATTATTATGAGACGACAACGAATAATGTGAATGCCATGACGACACCACAGGACCAAGtggatgaattgttgaatcaagtTGCTGATGAAGCTGGCATTGAGATGAAACAAGGGTTGAATGCAACTCAAGTCGAAGTGCAAAGCCCGGTATCGTCAACTGCTATCCTGgaggaaaaagaagataaaTTGGCCGAAAGATTGCGAGCATTGAGGAATTAG
- a CDS encoding Hsl1 probable protein kinase, whose amino-acid sequence MASVARHSVSRFEDTNLPSDPMSSNNVDKVVQSVTNATKRLSQISTSTNTSSKKRKSQNKIGPWKLGRTLGRGSTGRVRLAKNIETGQLAAIKIVPKSNFKKLENPKYKHKPESGDEDDAVQRLPYGIEREIIIMKLMSHPNIMALYDVWENKNDLYLILEYIEGGELFDYLIKKGKLQEYEAVNYFKQIINGINYLHQFNICHRDLKPENLLLDFNKNIKIADFGMAALEVNERLLETSCGSPHYASPEIVAGKNYHGAPSDIWSCGIILFALLTGHLPFDDENIRKLLLKVQSGKFVMPHELSWEAKDLITKMLRVNPLDRVDIESILKHPLLTKYPEPATSYSSTTTLDIRSMNIKPIQSVDQIDKEILTNLSVLFHNCDKRTIVSRLTSPGKNPEKMFYYLLMKYRNDHIAKVKAAETTPPKATKSIPRSTSIVHTIIFDDATGEPITESTNVEQVTKSSSIYENKSLLKSKSSRHVLGNVTNTKGSGSGAKQFKASTSFNRKVSATHKHNQFSTSRNASSRSLRSNASRGTNTPTPPKSNSPSEGAPRRPQQLPPTLDEAEIPQRSPNRAVRQTKLTRNKQDNQSILKFETILDEVFNDTQDKENEVPSRASSQRKREGALARKERELAEKVHQRNEARESRLRKEEQARRQLEEEQKHLAEQQKKHEEERRALVEKQKLEEKQSLEEKQKQAIARLKKRESGSDFAGLMKSNRNSGVFPPPPPPIKSSLDPRNSVGRARTLGPVPSKATLRTSSSPHVNENTSKVLHKFGIDVAPSPKKFTSDFKTSSSRNLSALLSPSPSQNIHKSVKTSSSRNLAQYLQGENEPVQGKKLTIDTFNEIEHEKATQPQSKSALNRRQSTQSSYYKSMLNDIDEDKAQGHVKRTPAPSIKEEDLNSSRISLIPNPRFSRFSFGGLLEPKTVTNEEGDITILSHTLNNSSTVVRRSNKSASTFAGLGIKVRDTIKEDDEEEEQREDNFVSVNTTAIDEGDRSGREEGDYSFDDSHSDATTVDSNYSYVAPQEDNTAGYLDADLSNFDVISSRTADIGKVTNQKPSIVDSKETLIGQRRVSNDETIRADDDNDDDLRSSFRARINDEFDDNDDYSLAEDTNEENQQDGEEEGEPAFQSDFKRSRHSTGIFSTAQLPRSPHVQLADNTGDDEAGPVRKKSMLKDHVITSPVQDTYGGENKQPLFRRFSTKAKRDAPTVPVLESTQEQEQTQSKGHNRFSRISVGSRNLFDMHNKPPQKSHQPQQSTGKSNWFKKFFQSLTNSSKQSKSSSGTEANLNRLTNRDVKIVESSLKPTDLIRLIKDQMELKELDGSVNNVGIDEEFGLITGTIPKKFAHGKKLKFRIEVVDLITSSSLHLMRMSGNEKGFDNLVKIVTYIIKKEEQHRNSRN is encoded by the coding sequence ATGGCTTCAGTTGCACGCCATTCTGTCTCTCGGTTTGAGGACACTAATTTGCCGTCGGACCCTATGTCGTCGAACAATGTCGACAAGGTTGTTCAATCGGTGACAAATGCTACCAAACGTTTATCACAAATATCGACTAGCACCAATACCTCTTccaaaaagagaaaatcACAAAACAAGATTGGGCCATGGAAATTGGGTCGTACTTTAGGTAGAGGTTCTACTGGGAGAGTGAGGTTAGCTAAAAATATAGAAACTGGTCAATTGGCCGCTATAAAAATTGTGcccaaatcaaatttcaaaaaattggaaaatcCAAAGTACAAACACAAACCTGAGTCAGgagatgaggatgatgcTGTCCAAAGATTGCCTTATGGAATAGAAAGAGAGATAATTATAATGAAGTTAATGTCACATCCTAACATCATGGCATTATATGACGTTTgggaaaacaaaaatgacTTGTATTTGATTCTTGAATATATAGAAGGTGGTGAGCTCTTCGActatttgatcaaaaaggGTAAACTACAAGAATACGAAGCAGTCAattatttcaaacaaatcatcaatggaatcaattatttgcatcaattcaacatttgtCATCGTGATTTAAAACCAGAAAATTTACTATTagatttcaataaaaacatcaaaattgCCGATTTTGGAATGGCAGCATTGGAAGTTAATGAGCGACTCTTGGAAACTTCGTGTGGATCACCTCATTATGCGTCTCCAGAAATTGTGGCTGGCAAAAATTATCATGGTGCTCCTTCAGACATTTGGTCTTGCGGGATTATATTATTTGCATTATTAACTGGTCATTTGCcgtttgatgatgaaaatatcaGAAAATTACTTCTTAAAGTTCAAAGTGGTAAATTTGTCATGCCTCATGAATTAAGTTGGGAAGCAAAAGACCTCATTACAAAGATGTTGAGAGTTAATCCATTGGATCGTGTAGACATTGAAtccattttgaaacatcCCTTGTTGACAAAGTATCCTGAACCAGCTACGTCGTATTCatctacaacaacattaGACATCAGATCAATGAACATCAAACCAATACAATCGGTTGACCAGATCGATAAGGAAATCTTGACCAATTTATCAGTCTTATTTCACAATTGCGACAAAAGAACCATCGTTTCTAGGTTAACATCGCCAGGAAAGAATCCGGAAAAAATGTTTTATtacttgttgatgaaatatAGGAATGACCATATTGCAAAAGTAAAGGCAGCAGAAACTACTCCACCAAAAGCTACGAAGTCGATACCAAGATCGACATCAATTGTACATACAATTATTTTTGATGACGCAACTGGTGAGCCTATTACTGAAAGTACTAATGTTGAACAGGTGACTAaatcaagttcaatttATGAAAACAAGTCATTGTTAAAATCGAAATCGTCAAGACATGTTTTGGGGAATGTCACAAATACTAAAGGAAGTGGGTCCGGTGCCAAACAATTCAAAGCATCCACATCATTCAATAGAAAAGTGTCAGCAACCCACAAACACAATCAGTTCAGTACAAGTCGGAACGCATCATCACGTTCCCTCAGATCTAATGCTTCAAGAGGAACAAACACTCCGACTCCACCAAAACTGAATAGTCCTAGTGAAGGAGCCCCAAGGAGACCACAGCAACTTCCTCCTACACTTGATGAAGCAGAAATTCCACAACGTTCTCCTAATAGAGCTGTGAGACAAACTAAGCTCACTAGAAACAAACAAgacaatcaatcaattttgaaatttgaaactatTTTGGATGAGGTGTTTAATGACACGCAAGATAAGGAAAATGAAGTTCCCTCAAGAGCATCTTCACAGAGGAAAAGAGAAGGTGCTTTAGCTAGGAAAGAACGAGAGCTTGCTGAAAAAGTTCACCAAAGGAACGAAGCAAGAGAAAGTCGACTTAGAAAAGAGGAACAAGCTAGGCGCCAACTTGAGGAGGAACAAAAACATCTTGCTGagcaacaaaagaaacacGAAGAGGAGAGAAGAGCATTAGTTGAAAAGCAGAAATTGGAGGAGAAGCAAAGCTTAGAAGAAAAGCAGAAACAAGCTATTGCCAGATTGAAGAAGCGTGAAAGTGGCAGCGATTTTGCTGGACTTATGAAATCGAATCGTAATTCAGGTGTTTTCCCCCCTCCACCACCTCCAATCAAGTCTTCATTGGATCCAAGAAATTCAGTAGGAAGAGCTAGAACATTGGGGCCCGTTCCATCAAAAGCCACTCTCCGCACCTCCTCAAGTCCGCATGTTAATGAAAACACATCAAAGGTTTTGCACAagtttggaattgatgTTGCCCCTTCACCAAAGAAATTTACTAgtgatttcaaaacttcaagTTCGAGGAATTTATCAGCATTGTTGAGTCCATCACCATCGCAGAATATACACAAGAGTGTCAAGACTTCCAGTTCGAGAAACTTGGCACAGTATTTACAAGGCGAGAATGAACCTGTCCAGGGTAAGAAGTTGACTATCGATACATTTAATGAAATCGAGCATGAAAAGGCCACGCAACCACAATCAAAGAGTGCTTTGAACAGAAGACAAAGCACTCAAAGCTCATATTACAAGTCGATGCTTAATGATATTGACGAGGACAAAGCACAAGGTCATGTCAAGAGAACTCCTGCCCCATCAATCAAAGAGGAAGACCTCAACAGTTCAAGAATTTCATTGATTCCAAATCCTCGATTTTCACGTTTTTCCTTTGGTGGATTATTAGAACCAAAGACTGTAACTAATGAAGAAGGCGATATCACAATCTTAAGTCATACTTTGAACAATTCATCCACTGTTGTTAGAAGATCAAACAAATCAGCTTCAACATTTGCTGGATTAGGAATTAAAGTGAGAGATACTATAAaggaagatgatgaagaggaggaaCAAAGAGAAGATAATTTCGTTTCTGTAAACACAACGGCAATTGATGAAGGGGATAGATCAGGAAGAGAAGAAGGTGACTATAGCTTCGATGATAGTCATTCTGATGCAACTACGGTGGATTCGAACTACTCATATGTTGCACCGCAGGAGGACAATACCGCTGGCTATTTAGATGCAGATCTTTCAAACTTTGATGTGATTAGTTCGAGAACGGCAGATATTGGAAAAGTCACTAATCAGAAGCCTAGTATCGTTGATTCCAAGGAGACTTTAATTGGGCAAAGACGCGTCTCGAATGACGAAACGATACGAGCAGATGATGACAATGATGACGATCTTCGAAGTTCATTCAGAGCTCgcatcaatgatgaatttgatgataatgacGATTACTCGCTTGCTGAAGATACCAATGAAGagaatcaacaagatgGTGAAGAGGAAGGAGAACCGGCATTTCAAagtgatttcaaaagatcaagaCACTCAACTGGTATATTTAGCACGGCTCAATTACCAAGAAGCCCTCATGTTCAACTTGCTGATAATactggtgatgatgaggCGGGTCCGGTTAGAAAGAAGtcaatgttgaaagatCATGTCATAACTAGTCCTGTTCAAGATACTTATGGGGGTGAGAACAAACAACCATTATTCAGACGATTTTCAACCAAGGCTAAGAGAGATGCGCCAACTGTGCCGGTACTTGAGTCGACACAAGAGCAAGAACAAACCCAATCCAAGGGTCATAATCGATTCTCAAGAATCTCCGTGGGTTCGAGGAACCTATTTGACATGCATAATAAACCACCACAGAAATCACACCAGccacaacaatcaactgGTAAGAGCAACTGGTTTAAAAAATTCTTCCAATCATTGACTAACTCCTCCAAACAAagtaaatcatcatctggTACGGAAGCAAACCTCAATCGATTGACGAATAGAGATgtcaaaattgttgaatcatcattgaaacCAACCGATTTAATACGACTTATCAAAGATCAAatggaattgaaagaaCTTGATGGATCGGTAAACAAtgttggtattgatgaagaatttggGTTAATTACCGGCACAATACCCAAGAAGTTTGCACATGGTAAGAAACTTAAATTTAGAATTGAGgttgttgatttaattacctcttcatctttgcATTTGATGAGAATGAGTGGGAATGAAAAGggatttgataatttggTTAAAATTGTTACTTATATTATCAAAAAGGAAGAACAACATAGAAATTCAAGGAACTGA
- a CDS encoding Mde1 protein (S. cerevisiae homolog MDE1 has role L-methionine salvage from methylthioadenosine and to cytoplasm) has product MGCGAGNYSSLLHKQKRHTHVRSNKDKFVVSKNCKISTQSSPPYHSILPTMSAPCSCKHNESTPSVNLSHLSPELQKEFQDPQHPANLICELCRLFYDNNWVTGTGGGISIRDVEGPNPNLVYIAPSGVQKERIQPWEMFLVELPNEKLLRTPNDIPEELTKKYKYKPSACTPLFMSCYKMRDAGACIHTHSQSAVMVTLLFETRSYFEISHIEQIKALPKLRFNEDSGKVEKIGSMEYYDRLIIPIIENTPHEEDLTDSLQEAIKNYPGTSAVLVRRHGIYVWGETVWKAKVYNEAIDYLLELAVKMHLAGIPLVKGS; this is encoded by the coding sequence ATGGGTTGTGGCGCTGGTAACTATTCTTCCttgttacacaaacaaaagagacaTACCCACGTGAGATCAAATAAAGACAAATTTGTTGTGctgaaaaattgcaaaatttcaacacaaTCTTCTCCCCCGTACCACTCGATACTACCCACCATGTCGGCTCCTTGTAGTTGCAAACATAATGAAAGTACACCATCAGTCAACTTATCACATTTATCTCCGGAACTTCAAAAAGAGTTTCAAGATCCCCAACATCCAGCCAATTTAATTTGTGAATTATGTCGATTATTCTATGACAACAATTGGGTCACTGGAACTGGAGGTGGAATCTCAATTAGAGATGTCGAAGGACCAAATCCCAATTTGGTCTATATTGCACCATCTGGTGTTCAAAAAGAGAGAATCCAACCATGGGAAATGTTCTTGGTTGAGTTACCCAATGAAAAGTTATTACGGACCCCCAATGATATTCCTGAAGAATTGACCAAGAAATACAAGTATAAGCCTAGTGCATGTACTCCTTTATTTATGAGTTGCTATAAAATGAGAGATGCTGGAGCTTGTATCCATACTCATTCACAAAGTGCCGTCATGGTTACTCTATTATTTGAAACCAGGAgctattttgaaatcagccatattgaacaaattaaagCTTTACCTAAATTGAGATTTAATGAAGACTCAGGTAAGGTGGAGAAAATTGGTAGTATGGAGTATTATGATAGGTTGATTATCCCAATTATCGAGAACACTCCCCATGAAGAGGACTTGACTGATTCGTTACAAGAAGCAATTAAAAACTATCCGGGGACATCGGCTGTCTTAGTTAGGAGACACGGAATATATGTCTGGGGTGAAACGGTATGGAAAGCTAAAGTTTATAACgaagcaattgattatttgttggaattggcAGTTAAGATGCACCTAGCTGGAATTCCTTTAGTTAAAGGTTCATAG
- a CDS encoding Ura7 CTP synthase 1 — translation MKYVVVSGGVISGIGKGVLASSTGLLFKTLGLRVTSIKIDPYMNIDAGTMSPLEHGECFVLNDGGEVDLDLGNYERYLNITLTKNHNITTGKIYSKVIERERKGDYLGKTVQVVPHITNAIQEWIEEVSRIPVDDTGLEPEVCIIELGGTVGDIESAPFVEALRQFQFRVGSGNFALIHVSLVPVIHGEQKTKPTQAAIKDLRSLGLTPDMIACRCQEELERQTIEKIGMFCHVGPDQVIAVHDVNSTYHVPLLLKQQKMMNYLTTKLTIGKVDSQALVRGEELLTKWRQLTTAHDKSFETVTIALVGKYTNLHDSYLSVIKSLEHASMRCNRRLKIEWVESTNLEEAKKEENLSEYHKAWHYVCQADGILVPGGFGSRGIEGMIAAAKYARENNIPYLGVCLGLQIAVIEFVRNVIGITNSTSQEFDEYKEEDGITPSVVYMPDVDQVKLGGTMRLGIHETKFSDDSQWSNLRKLYGGADAVYERHRHRYEVNPDLISQIEDQGLKFIGKDESGNRMEMIELDHKLHKFFIGTQYHPEYLSKVLDPSRPFLGLVAASAGILEDVLGRDDLNYKGEF, via the coding sequence ATGAAGTACGTTGTTGTCTCAGGTGGTGTCATTTCCGGGATCGGTAAAGGTGTTTTAGCTTCATCTACTGGattattattcaaaacCTTGGGTCTTAGGGTCACttcaatcaagattgaTCCTTATATGAATATCGATGCAGGTACCATGTCACCCTTGGAACATGGTGAGTGTTTTGTATTGAACGATGGtggtgaagttgatttggatttgggTAATTATGAAAGATATTTGAATATTACCTTGACAAAAAATCACAACATCACCACGGGTAAGATCTATTCTAAAGTTATTGAAAGGGAGAGAAAGGGTGATTATTTAGGTAAGACAGTTCAAGTTGTTCCTCATATTACTAATGCAATTCAAGAATGGATTGAAGAAGTATCGAGAATTCCTGTTGATGATACTGGATTAGAACCTGAAGTTTGTATTATTGAATTGGGTGGTACTGTTGGTGACATTGAAAGTGCTccatttgttgaagcattgagacaatttcaatttagaGTTGGTAGTGGCAATTTCGCATTGATTCATGTTAGTTTAGTGCCTGTTATTCATGGTGAACAAAAAACTAAACCTACACAAGCAGCTATTAAAGATTTAAGAAGTTTGGGTTTAACCCCAGATATGATCGCTTGTAGATGtcaagaagaattggaacGTCAAACTATTGAGAAAATTGGAATGTTTTGTCATGTTGGTCCTGATCAAGTTATTGCTGTTCATGATGTTAATTCAACTTATCATGTGCcacttttgttgaaacaacaaaaaatgatgaattattTAACTACAAAATTGACTATTGGTAAAGTTGACTCTCAGGCTTTGGTTAGAGGTGAAGAATTGTTGACTAAATGGAGACAATTGACTACGGCGCATGATAAATCGTTTGAAACTGTCACTATTGCCTTGGTTGGCAAATACACCAATTTGCATGATTCATATTTATCAGTTATCAAGTCGCTTGAACATGCATCAATGAGATGTAATCGAAGATTAAAAATCGAATGGGTtgaatcaaccaatttggaagaagcgaaaaaagaagaaaatctTTCAGAATACCACAAGGCTTGGCATTATGTCTGTCAAGCTGATGGTATTTTGGTACCTGGTGGATTTGGATCTCGTGGTATTGAAGGTATGATTGCTGCTGCAAAATACGCTAGAGAAAATAACATTCCTTATTTGGGAGTTTGTCTTGGTTTACAAATTGCtgttattgaatttgtgaGAAACGTAATTGGAATCaccaattcaacatcacaggaatttgatgaatataaaGAGGAAGATGGAATCACCCCCTCTGTGGTATACATGCCTGATGTCGATCAAGTGAAATTGGGAGGTACAATGAGATTAGGTATTCATGAAACGAAATTCTCCGATGATTCCCAATGGAGCAACTTGCGTAAATTGTATGGTGGTGCTGATGCAGTATATGAAAGACACAGACATAGATATGAAGTTAACCCCGACTTAATTTCCCAAATTGAAGACCAAGGTTTGAAATTCATTGGTAAAGATGAATCTGGTAATCGTATGGAAATGATCGAATTGGACCATAAATTGCATAAATTCTTCATTGGTACCCAATATCATCCTGAGTATTTGTCCAAGGTTTTGGATCCATCTAGACCATTTTTAGGGTTGGTTGCTGCTTCAGCTGGAATATTGGAAGATGTGTTGGGTAGagatgatttgaattatAAAGGAGAATTTTAA